TGAAACAGCGCGCCACCAATGGCGCCAGACATTCCGCCGATGCCGATCACGCTGCCGACCGCGGATTTCGGAAAGACGTCAGAGGGCAGAGTGAAGAGATTGGCCGACCATCCCTGATGAGCTGCTGTGGCCAGGCCGATGAGCGCGACGACGGCCCATAGATTATGAATGAACGGTGCCGCAAAGACAGGTACAACGCAAAGAGCGCAGATGAGCATGGCGGTTTTGCGCGAGACATTGAGGCTCCTGCCCGAGTTCAGCAGCAGCGATGAGATCCAGCCACCGCCCACGCTGCCCACGATGGAGATGCTGTAGACGATGACCAGTGGGAGCCGGTTGGAACTAAGGCTGAGTCCAAAAGTAGTCTGCAGATAGCGAGGCAGCCAGAAGAGATAAAACCACCAGATGGGGTCAGTGAGAAATTTGCCGATGGAGAAGGCCCAGGTTTCCTTGCAGGGCAGCACTTGCTTCCATGGAACTCTTTCAAGCTTTTCAACCGGGTCGCTGAGGATGAGCTGAAGCTCGGCCTCAGAAACGCTGCGGTGGTGTTCTGGCCGGCGATAGTAGATGAGCCAGATGATCAGCCAGACAATGCCGAGGCCGCCGGTGACCACAAATGCTCCGCGCCAGGTGACGAGGGCTACCAGTGTGGGAACGATGAGCGGCACGACGATGTTGCCGATATTCGCGCCGGAGTTGAAGATGCCCGTGGCCAGTGCCCGCTCGCGTTTGGGGAACCATTCGGCAACGGTCTTGATGCAGGCTGGGAAGTTGGCCGCCTCTCCGATGCCCAGCAGGAACATCGCAATGCCGAGAGTGATGACCGAGAATGCCGCGCCGGGCAGCATGGCGGCGATGCTCCACAGGCCGATGGCGATGGCAAAGGCTTTGCGTGTGCCGAGCTTGTCGGTGAGGCCGCCTGCCACGACCATGCCGATGGCATAAGCCACCGTGAATCCGGACAGAATATAGCCGTACTTGACGCTGTTGAGGCCCGGGATGATGCTTTGCAGGAATTTCTCAAGGTAGGCAAGAACGCCGCGATCCACGTACGCAATCACGGTGGCGAAAAAGAGCAGCGTGCAGATCACCCACCGCTGATGGGATGTCTTGTTCCCCGAGCCGAGGGTGCGAAAAAACGAATCTGACTTTGTGCCTTGCGCGGCCATTCCATCTCCAGGGCTGCGAATGGGGGAAGGTATCGGGCTCGTTTGCTAGAGCCGATACGCAGCCTTCACCAATTTATATGCAAGATCATGGGCGACTTCGGCGGCCTCTTCTTCAGAGAGGCGATGCTCGGCGACCAGGCGTGCCAGAAATGCGCAGTCGATGCGGCGGGCGACATCGTGACGTGCAGGGATCGAGAGAAAGGCGCGGGTGTCGTCATTGAATCCGACCGTGTTATAGAAGCCCGCCGTTTCTGTGACCTGCTCGCGAAAACGCATCATGCCTTCCGGACTGTCATGGAACCACCATGGCGGCCCCAGGCGCAGGCACGGATAATGACCAGCCAATGGCGCGAGCTCGCGGCTGTAGGCAGTTTCGTCAAGCGTGAAGAGGATGATGGTGAGCCCGCGCTCATTGCCGACCAGGTCGAGCATGGGCCGCAGCGCATCGACATAGTTGGTGGGCATGGGAATGTCTGCGCCTACATCGCGGCCGTAGCGCTCGTAGAGCTTGCGATTGTGATTGCGCGCGCTGCCGGGGTGAATCTGCATCACGAGGCCGTCTTCAACGCTCATGCGCGCCATCTCGGTGAGCATCTGCGCGCGGAACAACTCGCGCTGCGCCGCAGTGGCGTTGCCGGAGAGCACGGTGATGAAGAGTTGCGCGGCTTCAGGCTCTGAGAGGTTGGCAGTCTGCGCGGTGGGGTGGCCGTGATCGGTCGCGGTTGCGCCGAGAGAGCGGAAGCGCGCGCGTGCCTGGCGCAGGGCTTTCAAGTAGCCGGACCAGTGCGCGGTGTCCTCGCCAGTCTGCGCGCCGAGCGTAGCGATGTTGTCGGCGAAGCCGGTGAAGTCAGGGTCCACCACGGAGTCAGGACGGAAGGTAGCCAGGATGCGGGCCGGCCAGCCCGAGTCGCGGATGATCTGGTGATCGGCCAATGAATCCAGC
The DNA window shown above is from Acidobacterium capsulatum ATCC 51196 and carries:
- the uxaC gene encoding glucuronate isomerase, producing MLMHEDRLFPADPTTRRIARSLYEQVRSLPIVSPHGHTQAAWFAHNEPFPDPAKLFVQPDHYIYRMLYSQGVTLEDLEIGVEQIQNPRKVWRIFASHYYLFRGTPTRLWLDFAFETLFGLTESLSAKTSDLYFDTISEKLQTPEFRPRALYERFHLEVLATTDSPLDSLADHQIIRDSGWPARILATFRPDSVVDPDFTGFADNIATLGAQTGEDTAHWSGYLKALRQARARFRSLGATATDHGHPTAQTANLSEPEAAQLFITVLSGNATAAQRELFRAQMLTEMARMSVEDGLVMQIHPGSARNHNRKLYERYGRDVGADIPMPTNYVDALRPMLDLVGNERGLTIILFTLDETAYSRELAPLAGHYPCLRLGPPWWFHDSPEGMMRFREQVTETAGFYNTVGFNDDTRAFLSIPARHDVARRIDCAFLARLVAEHRLSEEEAAEVAHDLAYKLVKAAYRL
- a CDS encoding MFS transporter — translated: MAAQGTKSDSFFRTLGSGNKTSHQRWVICTLLFFATVIAYVDRGVLAYLEKFLQSIIPGLNSVKYGYILSGFTVAYAIGMVVAGGLTDKLGTRKAFAIAIGLWSIAAMLPGAAFSVITLGIAMFLLGIGEAANFPACIKTVAEWFPKRERALATGIFNSGANIGNIVVPLIVPTLVALVTWRGAFVVTGGLGIVWLIIWLIYYRRPEHHRSVSEAELQLILSDPVEKLERVPWKQVLPCKETWAFSIGKFLTDPIWWFYLFWLPRYLQTTFGLSLSSNRLPLVIVYSISIVGSVGGGWISSLLLNSGRSLNVSRKTAMLICALCVVPVFAAPFIHNLWAVVALIGLATAAHQGWSANLFTLPSDVFPKSAVGSVIGIGGMSGAIGGALFQLATGYIVYFTHSYIPLFGIACAAYVLALVIIHSMTPELAPAQLKLNEGRTTA